From Salarias fasciatus chromosome 12, fSalaFa1.1, whole genome shotgun sequence, the proteins below share one genomic window:
- the znf703 gene encoding zinc finger protein 703: MRDLSGGPKPLLRSQSPERSAAAASGDSHRARAERPPAASSTACPSPSDPSRQAKRLPIRIVKMLTAHSGHLLHPEYLQPLTSAPVSIELDAKKSPLALLAQTCSQIGKPDPPSSSKLASLSSGSLGDKESSNRSSKPGDQHQSLEDKSSFKPYSKSSGDCRKEVLVTKGPSDKAAFRVPNGSSGGGSTSCPSFPPHSRSPSSSSPPLHTQSQPQRQSHSPSTQPPPHSQAPHTDSKSGSSEQQAGSDSSSSAGKKDSDATKSGMDGAQLANSSHVRASANSSNASSASSPRPESKSDAPTSSQSGLSSGHIAPVSPFKPGHSVFPLPPATMGYHGSIVGAYAGYPSQFVPGLDPTKSSLGLGLPGKHPSSSPLTGASPPSLMQGLCRDPYCLSYPNTPHLGGSNCSTCVHDPAALKSSFPLVYPSHHLHSLHSSSLSSSTTPTLSHPLYTYGFMLPNEPLPHACNWVSVGGPCDKRFATSEELLAHLRTHTALPGMVDSKLLSAYPSSVSSSASCHLHLPPPSSPGALPGSFSLRGSPGLGLARYHPYSKSHLPGAAGLPMPSLPSSSAYYSPYALYSQRLGSASALGYQ, translated from the exons ATGAGAGATCTCTCCGGTGGACCTAAACCGCTTTTACGCAGCCAGTCCCCGGAGCGCAGCGCCGCCGCAGCCAGCGGCGATTCACACCGGGCAAGAGCGGAGAGACCGCCCGCTGCCTCCTCCACGGCTTGTCCTTCTCCCTCGGATCCCTCTCGCCAGGCTAAAAGGCTTCCCATCAGGATTGTAAAGATGTTGACTGCGCACAGCGGCCACTTGCTGCACCCGGAGTACCTCCAGCCGCTCACGTCCGCGCCTGTCAGCATCGAG ctgGATGCCAAGAAGAGTCCTTTGGCTCTGCTGGCCCAGACCTGCTCTCAAATTGGCAAACCAgatcctccctcctcctccaagttggcctccctctcctctggtAGTCTAGGAGACAAGGAGTCCTCCAATCGGTCATCCAAGCCTGGAGACCAGCACCAGTCCCTGGAGGACAAATCCAGCTTCAAGCCTTACTCCAAGTCGTCGGGTGACTGTCGTAAGGAGGTTCTGGTCACAAAAGGGCCTTCAGATAAAGCCGCTTTCAGAGTGCCAAATGGAAGCTCCGGTGGGGGAAGTACTTCATGTCCATCCTTCCCTCCTCATTCGCGCTCGCCcagctccagctctcctccCCTGCACACTCAGAGCCAGCCCCAGAGACAAAGCCATTCTCCGTCCACGCAGCCCCCGCCACACTCCCAGGCGCCGCACACGGACAGCAAGTCCGGGAGCTCGGAGCAGCAGGCCGGctcggacagcagcagcagcgccggcaAAAAGGACTCCGACGCAACCAAGTCAGGGATGGACGGTGCTCAGCTGGCCAACTCCAGCCACGTCCGGGCCAGCGCGAACTCCAGTAACGCCAGCTCTGCCAGCAGCCCGCGGCCGGAGAGCAAGAGCGACGCGCCGACCTCCTCACAGTCCGGCCTGAGCTCCGGCCACATCGCGCCCGTCTCTCCGTTCAAACCGGGACACTCCGTCTTCCCCTTGCCGCCTGCCACTATGGGCTACCACGGCTCCATAGTGGGGGCTTACGCTGGCTACCCCTCCCAGTTTGTTCCTGGGTTGGATCCCACCAAGTCTAGTCTGGGTTTAGGACTTCCGGGGAAGCACCCCAGCTCCAGCCCCCTCACCGGAGCGTCGCCGCCGTCTCTGATGCAGGGTTTGTGTCGGGACCCGTACTGCCTGAGCTACCCCAACACGCCCCACCTGGGCGGCAGCAACTGCTCCACCTGCGTTCACGACCCGGCGGCGCTCAAGTCCAGCTTCCCCCTGGTTTACCCCTCGCACCACCTGCACTCCCTGCACTCCAGCTCCCTGTCGTCCagcaccacccccaccctctcGCACCCCCTCTACACGTACGGCTTCATGCTCCCCAACGAGCCGCTGCCGCACGCCTGCAACTGGGTGTCCGTGGGCGGTCCCTGCGACAAGCGCTTCGCCACgtcggaggagctgctggctcaCCTGCGCACCCACACGGCGCTGCCGGGCATGGTGGACAGTAAGCTCCTGTCGGCTTACCCCTCCTCGGTGTCGTCGTCGGCCTCCTGTCACCTGCACCtgcccccccccagcagcccgGGAGCCCTGCCCGGCTCCTTCTCCCTGCGGGGCTCTCCCGGACTGGGCCTGGCTCGTTACCATCCCTACAGCAAGTCCCACCTGCCCGGGGCCGCGGGACTCCCCATGccgtccctcccctcctcctcggCCTACTACTCCCCCTACGCCCTCTACAGCCAGAGACTGGGCTCGGCCTCGGCCCTCGGATACCAGTGA